AGGCTGCATTCAGTCATTTGGATTCTAGTTAGAACATGACTAGatataaaatcatgaaattttactATATTCAATTCACTATTTAGTAAAAAAGCtagatattttcatattctatTATTTCTATTGTTTGGTGCAAAAGACATATCGATGTAAATAAACATGAAAATGCACAAACAAGATAGGGAAAATTTCTCATGATTCACTAATAAAGAAATCACAAATGCATGCACAATCTAcgtcttaaaagaaaaaaggacttGTTGTAGCATTTTAGAGCCATAGGTTCGTCAATGACAAGAAATGTAAATCATTAAAGCAATTTTGATAAGCACCAAATATagtaaaatagagaaaatatgaTTATTCACCTTAgcaattccaaaaaataaagtaCTTTGAATCTCGTGCCACTTTTGTGAAACGTCAACATGAATCACAAAGTGATGAAAACGAGGAGTTTTGACCCCTTTGCAGCTTTCGTAGACTTTTGACATGAACTAGAGAGTTACAAAGAAAAAGAGCTTCGACTATCTTATTGTTTTTGTGAAGTTTTTTTATATGAACAAAAAACTACAAAGGACTCGTGCAGCTTCGATATGAACTAGAGATACTAAGAAAAATGAGACAAAGTGAATTAAAAAGAttcttttcaagtttgaatttttattatttaaaatcgGGTtcttacttcatttttatttacttatatatatatatatatatatatatatatatatattttttctctctttttattccctttcatcattccttaataataataaaattattaaataataaactatactaATTTATCtataatatgtaatatatatgtatatatatatatgcaaaatatatattatagaataaaaattcacatatataaataaaaaacgaaatttgtccattatttttttgttattttgaaatttttatatatgaatgcaaatattattatatttaattcttattttattttattttaaatttaaaaaaaattgagaaaatagcTTTTATGCcatgaatataagaaaattctATTCATTTCTATCCCAACTCCCACTTGAGATATTTTTATCCGGATTGTTTCGCCCTTATATCAAATTTTACCGTTTCTTGAGTCAAAAGTAAACATGGAATAGGATAATTTATTacatcccgaattttatcctaaCTACCAAACATAAGATTAAACAAGGAAACAAGAAATTATTTGGGTGGGGCAGTTTCCAATTCTAGCATCGTTTAAGGACTTAGTAGGATGACGTGGTTTACCCGCTTAATTTGTTGCCCAAGCTTGTCTATTAGAAATAAGTTGTGTATAGATTTAGTAGTAACACATGCTGACTATTGGTGAGCTAGGCCGTCCCATGAATTGCAAGTCTTTGCAAAGAAGAGATGGAAGTGATCAGCGCAAGCATTTCGAAGAGAATGAACAGGTTGTGATTTCTTTCATCCTCTCTAGGTGGTGAGCGAGGCCGTCCCACGAATTGCTTATATCTATTTCCCTCTTCTCTGCGATAGTCTACAGATTAGTAATTCACACGGCTCCGGGAGACTAAGGATCGAACCTTAGTGAGAGAGCTTAGGGTTTTCTAAAAACCACCAAAATGTCATATCTCTAACTCAATTCTGTTTCAGATTTTTGCTCCCTTTTAATAGAGCGCGAGTTTTGAACCCACACCTATGGTACTAGCGTCCCCACCCCTCAATTCCCTTAGCATTTGTGCAGCTTTAAAAGAGAAAGTTGGgttaataatatgaaaaattgtaACCTGGTACGTCTGTAATTATTGACGCTTAAAATTAGTCATGCTGTCGTGTGCCGGTCACATTGGTGAAAATCACTTCAGGGCTAAAGGGAATTGCATATATGTCCTGTGAAGGTTGGCGTAATATTGGCTGTCGACGGGTACACAGATGGAGATTTGATGGTCGACGATGGTGAGCCACGTGCCCAGCCATCATGATGCGAGTCTTGGGTAATTTTGATGGTAAACTTCCGAGCAAGTTTTTCAAAGACATTCAAAAAGGGAGCCAAAATAATGTGCGAAAGGAAGGCGATTGATGACCAAGAACCTAGCTGAGTAAGTTACTCAGCTAGGTTCTTGGTCAatgaattcccaaaaaaaaaaagttatcatcAATGGATAAAGACACAATCGAGGCAGTTAAGAATGAATTGGTTGAAGAATAGGGAACATGCCAAGAGCTAAATgcaaccgaccaaaaaaaaaaaaaaagagctaaaGGCGGCAATTCAAATTAATAACTGCTTGACATTCATGGGACTTTCCTATAAATACCTTGGCTTCTATAACAAGAAGCCTCTCGAACAACACATCCAAAATCTTTTATCTTATTCTCCGGTTATCTTAGCTTAGCTTAGTTTAGCTATAGTTTCATATTCACGTTGTTGATTCAATTCCGGCAAGTATCAATATCTCGGATGATACTATTGATTAGATTCCAGTGTTGTCATATCGTTCAGCGTCGTCAAATGGATTCCAACGTTGTGTCCTTATACTCATATATGAGCAGTGCTTTCCCAGTGTTATTCCTACTATCAAATATCGTCGATTAGATTCCGATGTTGTGTTCTCATATCTACACGACAACAATGCCTTCCTAATGTTGTTTTTAATGTCTAGCATCATTGATTAGATTTCAATGTTGTGTTCTTCTACCCATATAGAAGCAATGCCTTTCCGATGTTATTTCTACTGTCCAGCATTATCAATTAGATTCCGACATTGTGTCCTTGTACCCATCTAGTAGCAGCGCCTTCCCAATTTTGTGTTTACTATCTAACGTCGTCAATTAAATTTCGACATAGTGTCCTCGTACCCATCTAGAAGTAGTGCTTTCTTGGTATTGTTTTTGCTATCCAacgttgtcaattaaattcccaCATTCCCAATTAGGAGCAATGCCTTCCTGGGTGTTGTTTCTGCTAGACAACGCCGTTAATTAAATTCCGATGTTGTATCCTTGTACCCATCTACATGCGTGATGCCTTCCCAATGTTGTTTCTACTGTCCAgcgtcgttgattaaattccgacgTTATGTCCTTATATACCTATCTAGGAATAATCCTTTCTCAATATTAATTCTATCATCTAGtgtcgtcaattaaattccaaaattgtgtTTATTAATCTACCCAGTCATAGTTAGCTCTTATTAGCGTGTTAAAGTATATTTGAATTGAGctattgattaaattctagcgAAGTCTAAACTTGATATTATTGGTTCCGGATCTGTATTGAATGATTTCATTGAAATCAAAGTTATATATATCATAGCATTTGACCATCTCTATCCAAAATTAGTACATAATCTAAATCTCctcaaaataaaaaccaaagataacatttggtgaaagatatttcgttGCGGGATTCAAAACCAGCAAAATATCAAtgaatttatctcaaaattggaaattagGAATCGGACCTATTATTATGGCGACAGCCGTTCAGAATTGGCCGGTGCGGTTTTAGGAGCCCTTGCTCACCCCCCCTTCAAATACCCATCTTGAATTTGAAGAAGACAGCAACAAGGGAAAGAAAGCAAAACACCATGAATTGAAACCTCGTACCAGAAGCAAAGAACCGGAGTTCTTCATGTTCATCAGATTCAGAACACCCATGTTCCATTTCTCTCGGAAAGCCCTGCTCCACGTCAGGGTTCTTCAACTTCCGCCGCAAGCCGATGCCCTCCGTCTGCTGCTCAGATTTTCCTCTACCTCCTCGAAGTCGCCATCGTTCACGGTCTCCTACCTCGTCAACTCCTGTGGGTTGTCCCCGGAATCGGCTCTCTCCGCTTCCAAGCTCGTCAAGTTCGAGACCCCTTCGAGACCGGACGCGGTCATCGGCGTCTTCAAGGACCGAGGCTTCACTCCAGCTCAAATCTCGCACATTGTCAGGAGATTCCCCGCGTCGCTTTCGTTGGACCCAGATAAGACCCTCTTGCCAAAACTCCATTATTTTGGCTCGAGTGGGTTTTCCGACCTCGAATTAGCCAAGCTCGTGGTTGCCGTCCCGAAGATTTTGCGCAGGAGCCTGGAGCAGCATTTGGTACCCACTTTTCATTACATCAGTAATTTGTTGCAATCCGATGAAAAGGCCGTCGCAGCCATCGGACGTGCTCCGCGACTGTTATACGATGATCCTCAAGCTGAACTTGTTCCTGAAATCACGACTTTGAGGAGTGCCGGAGTGCCTGAAGAGAACATCAGGCATTTAGTCTTGTACCACGGGCAAATTTTTTGGTGTCGGTCCTTGCAATTTGATGAGACCATGAATAGGGTGAAAGCAATGGGTTTTGACCCTTCCAAACTGATCTTTGTCGCGGCTCTGCACGTGATTATGGGCATGAGCGAGTCGATGTGGAGGAGGAAAATCGGTGTGTATGGCAAGTGGGGTTGGTCCGAGGAGGTGGTTGTTTTAGCTTTTAGGAAGTATCCATTGTGTATGGCATTGTCGGAGAGCAAAATTACTGCTGCAATGGACCTCTTTGTCAATGTGCTGGGGCTCGATTCATTGGTTATTTCTCAACGTCCGTTAGCCTTAATGTATAGCTTAAGGAAGAGAATTGTTCCTCGAGGATCGGTCTATCAAGTTCTGCTGTCTAAAGGTTTAAGTAAACCTTGTAGCCTGACTGCATTGTTGACTGTTTCAGAGGAGAAGTTCCTGGAGAAGTTTGTGACTAGTAATTTGGGTGAAGCACCGCAGTTGTTGGCTCTCTATAATGAGAAGATGGGTCTTGCATGCTAGTTTGGAAGTTTTGGTACTTGCTCAGGTTAATCTAGGATAGGATGCTTGTGAAACCGAAGAAAATCAtgctcttctttttgtcttttttttttttggtaaagtcttctttttgtcttttgtctACATGCTACTTGATAAAGGTAAATTCTTCATATGTAGGCTATTGTTTCATCCCTGcatgtttaatatttaattttctatactgaaactgaattgaaacttgaggaaaaatcaattgatgatgGCTTTTCCTTCTGCAATTACTAATTTCATTCCTCTAAATTCTCTATGCCTAGCTGTGTTCCCCTGGTAATTATTATTGCGTTGTGTCCCTGTAGTAACGGAACTTCTGGCCGTGCTCAATACTAAGGTGCTGATGTGACTCAAGGCAGCTCCTAATGAAGTTTGGGGGAATCATGATAAAATGCTCTGATTAGTAGTTTGTACTTTCATAGTTAATGGCAAAAGCTATTTGTCTACAGTTTTGTCTAGACTCAATATGAAGTGGAGTGTTATAGCAATTATGTTCAGCAAATTAGATTGGTATCTTTTTGAATGTTCTGTCATGATCTTTC
This region of Eucalyptus grandis isolate ANBG69807.140 chromosome 8, ASM1654582v1, whole genome shotgun sequence genomic DNA includes:
- the LOC104414367 gene encoding uncharacterized protein LOC104414367 encodes the protein MFIRFRTPMFHFSRKALLHVRVLQLPPQADALRLLLRFSSTSSKSPSFTVSYLVNSCGLSPESALSASKLVKFETPSRPDAVIGVFKDRGFTPAQISHIVRRFPASLSLDPDKTLLPKLHYFGSSGFSDLELAKLVVAVPKILRRSLEQHLVPTFHYISNLLQSDEKAVAAIGRAPRLLYDDPQAELVPEITTLRSAGVPEENIRHLVLYHGQIFWCRSLQFDETMNRVKAMGFDPSKLIFVAALHVIMGMSESMWRRKIGVYGKWGWSEEVVVLAFRKYPLCMALSESKITAAMDLFVNVLGLDSLVISQRPLALMYSLRKRIVPRGSVYQVLLSKGLSKPCSLTALLTVSEEKFLEKFVTSNLGEAPQLLALYNEKMGLAC